The Eleutherodactylus coqui strain aEleCoq1 chromosome 6, aEleCoq1.hap1, whole genome shotgun sequence genome window below encodes:
- the LOC136571827 gene encoding low affinity immunoglobulin gamma Fc region receptor III-A-like: MRAQIIILIISAATKLCGAEVKPMVTFTPDWRIIFQYESVTISCNVEFMAQENTRYYWSKDGKLLPHHHQRMIKLEPASEENGGSYQCWVKKLKSDPVRLDVVGAPLILQAPPVIYLEEPLTLRCHSRYQRTNTTFFKNKTAIHFSVNDCELLFPSVDWSVAGSYSCSQQLFLGSKYKTFSASTIVSVRERPPTTVGGMTSMFPWILTIVLLLQLSAAAFLLFKCRHRLRIRGRHQQHTITEPEGKCNSEEDDVCYMYVDVNHLQRG; the protein is encoded by the exons GAGCTGAAGTCAAACCCATGGTGACCTTCACACCCGATTGGAGAATTATATTTCAATATGAATCGGTGACAATATCCTGTAATGTGGAATTTATGGCTCAGGAGAACACAAGATACTACTGGTCCAAAGATGGTAAACTACTGCCTCATCATCATCAACGGATGATCAAGCTAGAACCAGCATCTGAAGAGAATGGAGGGAGTTACCAGTGTTGGGTCAAAAAGCTCAAAAGTGATCCAGTCAGACTTGATGTGGTTGGCG CCCCTTTGATCCTGCAGGCTCCTCCAGTCATCTATTTAGAAGAACCCTTGACTCTGAGATGTCACTCACGTTACCAAAGAACAAACACAACCTTCTTCAAGAATAAAACTGCCATTCACTTCTCAGTCAATGACTGTGAGTTACTATTTCCGAGTGTAGACTGGAGTGTGGCTGGGTCCTACAGCTGTTCTCAACAATTATTCCTTGGCAGCAAGTATAAGACGTTCAGCGCCTCGACCATTGTGTCTGTCCGAG AGCGGCCTCCTACAACAGTCGGTGGAATGACTTCAATGTTTCCTTGGATTCTCACTATCGTCCTCCTCCTTCAACTCTCTGCTGCTGCTTTCTTGCTCTTCAAGTGCAGACACAGGCTTCGAATTAGGGGACGTCACCAGCAGCATACCATCACAG AACCAGAAGGAAAATGCAACTCCGAAGAAGATGATGTATGTTACATGTACGTCGATGTGAACCATTTACAGAGAGGTTAG